From a region of the Actinopolymorpha singaporensis genome:
- a CDS encoding NADP-dependent oxidoreductase, with amino-acid sequence MRAVVYPEYSSDPAILEVRELPTPKVFPGSVLVEVRAAGVNPVDWKAMSGGLDALIDAVFPVIPGWDVAGVVVGLGMDTPEFQLGDEVIAYARKDVLRDGSFAEQMAIPVHMVARKPASLTWEQAAGLPLAGGTALRTLDALEVEAGQTLLVHAAAGGVGGFAVQIARARGARVIGTASERNHAYLRELGAEPVAYGEGLADRVRELAPDGVDAVADFVGGQLEVTLAVLKPGGRHASVADWDVEAYGGRIIWVRPDGAQTARLAALADEGRLRVEVASTYGMDEVAEAFKVSQGGHTRGKLIVVP; translated from the coding sequence ATGCGTGCGGTGGTCTATCCCGAGTACAGCTCGGACCCGGCCATCCTGGAGGTGCGAGAGCTTCCCACCCCGAAGGTGTTTCCCGGCTCGGTTCTGGTCGAGGTGCGTGCCGCCGGCGTGAACCCGGTCGACTGGAAGGCGATGTCGGGCGGTCTCGACGCGTTGATCGACGCCGTGTTCCCGGTGATTCCCGGATGGGACGTCGCCGGGGTCGTGGTCGGTCTGGGCATGGACACGCCGGAGTTTCAGCTCGGCGACGAGGTGATCGCCTACGCCCGCAAGGACGTTCTGCGCGACGGATCCTTCGCCGAGCAGATGGCGATACCGGTGCACATGGTGGCTCGTAAGCCCGCCTCGCTCACCTGGGAACAGGCGGCGGGTCTGCCCCTGGCGGGTGGCACCGCGCTACGAACGCTCGACGCGCTGGAAGTGGAGGCCGGCCAGACGCTGTTGGTGCACGCGGCCGCTGGAGGTGTCGGCGGCTTCGCCGTGCAGATCGCCCGGGCTCGCGGAGCGCGGGTAATCGGCACTGCCTCCGAACGCAACCACGCCTACCTGCGCGAACTCGGCGCGGAGCCGGTCGCTTACGGCGAGGGTCTGGCCGATCGGGTCCGGGAACTGGCTCCGGACGGAGTCGATGCGGTGGCCGACTTCGTCGGAGGTCAGCTCGAGGTGACGCTGGCGGTGCTGAAGCCGGGCGGGCGCCACGCTTCGGTCGCCGATTGGGACGTCGAGGCCTACGGTGGCCGGATTATCTGGGTGCGGCCGGATGGTGCCCAAACGGCGCGGCTGGCCGCGCTTGCTGACGAGGGGCGCCTCAGAGTCGAGGTCGCCTCCACCTACGGCATGGACGAGGTAGCGGAAGCCTTCAAGGTCAGCCAGGGCGGTCACACTCGGGGCAAGCTCATCGTGGTTCCGTAG
- a CDS encoding phosphotransferase-like protein → MLNGIPCSGKSTLARAFQADMDEPWLGIDLDTFTPNLPPRRTWSEPKVLRRIVAGGNAAVAAVAEAGNDVVIELVARKDPGASFVLDDLFERLASFEVVLVYLRCSFESAKRCEPSRADEMKGLVERDYGNVEDESFDILVDTDALSVPEQVRRLTPARTSPLRTPGRVPRTPLGAYRRTSSLRPPACTAQPDGHGRVLCKRAPQSCGYSQPCRHAVRCSTHAADQEIRSGRTTAVVSYARHRETV, encoded by the coding sequence GTGCTCAACGGAATCCCCTGCTCAGGCAAGTCGACGCTCGCTCGGGCCTTTCAAGCCGACATGGACGAACCATGGCTCGGCATCGACCTGGATACCTTCACGCCCAACCTTCCACCGAGGCGCACATGGTCAGAGCCGAAGGTGCTCAGGCGGATCGTGGCTGGAGGCAATGCTGCGGTGGCCGCCGTGGCCGAGGCTGGCAACGACGTCGTGATTGAGCTCGTCGCTAGAAAGGACCCGGGTGCGAGCTTCGTCCTCGACGATCTGTTTGAGCGCCTGGCAAGCTTCGAAGTCGTCCTCGTCTACCTGCGCTGCTCGTTCGAGTCCGCAAAGAGATGCGAGCCTTCGCGCGCGGACGAGATGAAGGGCTTGGTCGAGCGCGACTACGGAAACGTCGAGGACGAGTCCTTCGACATTCTGGTCGACACTGACGCACTCAGTGTTCCGGAGCAGGTGAGACGGCTGACACCAGCCCGCACTTCGCCGCTGCGGACACCTGGACGCGTGCCGCGTACACCCCTTGGGGCATACCGGCGGACATCCTCGCTTCGCCCCCCCGCATGCACGGCACAGCCCGACGGGCACGGCCGCGTCTTGTGTAAGAGAGCCCCGCAGTCGTGCGGATACTCGCAACCGTGTCGCCACGCGGTGCGCTGCAGTACACATGCGGCAGATCAGGAGATACGAAGCGGGCGAACAACAGCCGTTGTTTCTTACGCGCGGCACCGGGAGACGGTCTAG
- a CDS encoding dihydrofolate reductase family protein codes for MSGKVFFSVSMSLDGFIAPESSEELMGRQWMELQRWVFPLRFFRENLKLGKGGEEGRDNDIARETFERTGASVMGKRMFDAGERMWPEEAPFHTPVFVVTHEKRDPWERPGGTSFHFVNDGIEAALGLAREAAGDRDVRIAGGGATIVEYVNAGLVDEFSIALSPVLFGSGIRLFEDVDAGRIALEPVRAEPSSRVTHLSYAVRER; via the coding sequence ATGTCCGGGAAGGTGTTCTTCAGCGTGTCGATGTCGCTGGACGGGTTCATCGCACCCGAGTCATCCGAGGAGTTGATGGGGCGCCAGTGGATGGAACTGCAGCGGTGGGTGTTCCCGCTGCGGTTCTTCCGGGAGAACCTGAAGCTCGGCAAGGGCGGCGAGGAAGGGCGCGACAACGACATCGCACGGGAGACGTTCGAGCGCACCGGCGCGAGCGTCATGGGCAAGCGCATGTTCGACGCCGGTGAGCGGATGTGGCCGGAGGAGGCGCCCTTCCACACCCCGGTCTTCGTCGTGACGCACGAGAAGCGTGACCCGTGGGAGCGGCCGGGCGGGACCAGCTTCCACTTCGTCAACGACGGCATCGAGGCCGCGCTCGGCCTGGCCCGCGAGGCCGCCGGCGACCGCGACGTCCGCATCGCCGGCGGCGGCGCAACGATTGTGGAGTACGTGAACGCCGGCCTCGTCGACGAGTTCTCGATCGCGCTCTCCCCCGTACTGTTCGGCTCCGGAATCCGCCTGTTCGAAGACGTGGACGCGGGCCGCATAGCTCTGGAGCCGGTCCGCGCGGAGCCCTCCTCGAGGGTGACGCACCTGAGCTACGCCGTCCGGGAGCGGTAG
- a CDS encoding AAA family ATPase produces the protein MSVYLITGSSGAGKTAVAEELQRRGYTAYNTDTMPEVTSLYDMATGEAISLQNWPPAPLDTKRYHWNWDLQALRKLFDSGDPVFVAAITSNTKENLHLFDSVFVINPTVETIMHRLITRTSNNIGKHPDELAGILESHTKSAAMWQSLGATLVDGDQSLGEVVDTILCHIKSGPPG, from the coding sequence GTGAGCGTCTACCTGATCACCGGCTCCTCCGGCGCTGGCAAGACCGCCGTGGCCGAAGAACTTCAGCGGAGGGGCTACACGGCCTATAACACTGACACCATGCCGGAGGTTACAAGCCTTTACGACATGGCGACCGGTGAGGCTATTAGCCTTCAGAACTGGCCGCCTGCCCCACTCGACACCAAGCGTTACCACTGGAATTGGGACCTTCAGGCTCTCAGGAAATTGTTCGACTCCGGTGACCCAGTGTTCGTCGCTGCTATCACTTCGAACACGAAGGAGAACCTGCACCTTTTCGATAGCGTCTTCGTGATCAATCCGACCGTGGAAACGATCATGCATCGGTTGATTACTCGTACTAGCAACAACATCGGCAAGCACCCGGATGAGTTGGCCGGCATTCTCGAAAGCCACACCAAGTCTGCCGCAATGTGGCAGTCGCTTGGGGCCACGCTTGTCGACGGCGACCAGTCCCTTGGCGAGGTCGTCGACACCATCCTGTGCCACATCAAGTCTGGGCCGCCTGGCTGA
- a CDS encoding VOC family protein: MTRRPQPYLRGELVVVIDCSDLERSAEFWTSLLGYTRAGAAVEPYQSLAPPDGGFELLLQHVLEAKQAKTRVHLDLRTRDLEAEVERARSLGAAVLTEEPIVEEGWGWHVLADPDGNEFCVLQPPESYWRDHGSS, translated from the coding sequence GTGACCCGACGCCCCCAGCCGTACCTTCGTGGTGAACTCGTCGTCGTGATCGACTGTTCGGATCTCGAACGCTCGGCGGAGTTCTGGACCAGCCTGCTGGGATACACACGTGCCGGTGCCGCCGTGGAGCCTTACCAGAGTCTGGCGCCTCCAGACGGTGGCTTCGAGTTGTTGCTGCAGCACGTGCTGGAGGCCAAGCAGGCGAAGACCCGCGTTCACCTCGACCTGCGGACGAGGGACCTCGAGGCCGAGGTCGAGCGCGCTCGATCGCTTGGCGCCGCCGTCCTGACCGAGGAGCCCATCGTCGAAGAAGGATGGGGCTGGCACGTTCTGGCGGATCCGGACGGCAACGAGTTCTGCGTACTACAACCTCCGGAGTCGTACTGGCGCGACCACGGCTCCTCGTGA
- a CDS encoding ArsR/SmtB family transcription factor: MPADTLSRVFTALADPTRRDIVARLSVADATVNQLAEPYQISVQAVYKHLRVLEEAGMVRRLRGPQPRPVHLETGALDLLDEWLEQYRRKAEHRYQRLDRVLTGMGEADEHREPQA; the protein is encoded by the coding sequence GTGCCGGCCGACACCCTGTCGAGGGTCTTCACCGCCTTGGCCGACCCGACCCGCCGCGACATCGTGGCCCGGCTCTCGGTCGCCGACGCCACGGTGAACCAGCTCGCCGAGCCGTACCAGATCAGCGTCCAGGCCGTGTACAAGCATCTGCGGGTGCTGGAGGAGGCGGGCATGGTGCGTCGGTTGCGCGGCCCGCAGCCGCGGCCGGTGCATCTGGAGACCGGCGCGCTCGACCTGTTGGACGAATGGCTCGAGCAGTACCGCCGGAAGGCCGAGCACCGCTACCAGCGCCTGGACCGCGTACTGACCGGGATGGGCGAGGCCGACGAACACAGGGAGCCCCAGGCATGA
- a CDS encoding GNAT family N-acetyltransferase codes for MAELTKRLRLEPVGPDNADDLWLVHGDDEVWPWYGGTMPSREQVERWAKSMGESWRSHGVGKWIAYDRVSGEVVGRGGLGRTPLDDDWGRVYRFLPAEPWVDVAHEVPHPSVVHANWLELGWALRHQYWGRGYATEIGRAGLAYAFDVLGMRAVVSCTDRRNVRSHAVMERIGLRYAGELWSEEFEGRDGDPPMTVCVLLRREWERSSPTRAR; via the coding sequence ATGGCGGAGCTCACGAAGCGCCTGCGGCTCGAACCGGTCGGTCCGGACAATGCCGACGACCTGTGGCTTGTGCATGGCGACGACGAGGTGTGGCCCTGGTACGGCGGCACGATGCCGAGCCGAGAGCAGGTCGAACGATGGGCCAAGTCCATGGGCGAATCATGGCGTTCGCACGGCGTTGGCAAGTGGATCGCGTACGACCGGGTGAGTGGAGAGGTCGTCGGCCGCGGTGGCCTTGGCCGCACACCGCTCGACGACGACTGGGGGCGGGTCTACAGGTTCCTGCCGGCAGAGCCGTGGGTGGACGTCGCGCACGAAGTTCCTCACCCATCCGTGGTGCACGCGAACTGGCTGGAGCTCGGTTGGGCGCTACGGCACCAGTACTGGGGCCGCGGCTACGCGACCGAGATCGGCCGCGCCGGTCTGGCCTATGCGTTCGACGTCCTCGGGATGCGGGCCGTGGTGTCGTGCACGGATCGTCGCAACGTCCGTTCGCACGCCGTGATGGAACGGATCGGCCTGCGGTACGCCGGTGAACTCTGGAGCGAGGAGTTCGAAGGGAGGGACGGGGATCCCCCCATGACGGTGTGCGTGCTGCTGCGACGAGAGTGGGAGCGGTCGTCCCCCACTCGGGCGCGCTGA
- a CDS encoding NUDIX hydrolase, with protein MVWRWVQGNYDSESGWGGLRQGEASEDAVLRELAEETGLAGDVRRLVGVHSNVYRSAEGSVHGVRLIYLMTTSAVVARGGTELDAARSARSPS; from the coding sequence ATGGTGTGGCGATGGGTTCAGGGAAACTACGACAGCGAGTCGGGGTGGGGTGGACTTCGGCAGGGAGAAGCATCCGAGGACGCGGTGCTGCGGGAGCTTGCGGAGGAGACCGGCCTGGCGGGCGACGTTCGGCGCCTGGTCGGAGTCCACTCCAACGTCTACCGCTCTGCCGAGGGCAGCGTCCACGGCGTCAGGTTGATCTACCTGATGACGACGAGCGCTGTTGTCGCGCGCGGCGGCACCGAACTCGACGCGGCCCGATCCGCACGAAGTCCTTCATAG
- a CDS encoding SRPBCC family protein, whose product MTRIEADPAVPIIRIAREFRATPEQLFRAHTDADLFRQWVGPETMRTRIDVWDARTGGSFRYVSIAGDGAEYGFRGCFHEVRADRIVQTFTYEGEPDGVALETLMFDDLGNGRSGLRTQSLVDSFEARDAWLKSGMETGVEDGYSKLERMLSDGTV is encoded by the coding sequence ATGACCAGGATCGAGGCGGACCCCGCGGTCCCCATCATCCGCATCGCACGCGAGTTCCGGGCGACGCCGGAGCAACTGTTCCGGGCACACACCGACGCCGACCTGTTCAGGCAGTGGGTAGGACCGGAAACCATGCGCACACGGATCGACGTCTGGGACGCACGTACCGGCGGCAGCTTCCGGTACGTGTCCATCGCCGGCGACGGAGCGGAGTACGGGTTCCGCGGCTGCTTCCACGAGGTACGCGCCGACCGGATCGTGCAGACCTTCACCTACGAGGGCGAACCCGACGGGGTGGCCCTGGAAACACTGATGTTCGACGACCTCGGCAACGGCCGAAGCGGGCTGCGCACCCAGTCTCTGGTGGACAGCTTCGAGGCACGCGACGCCTGGCTGAAGAGCGGTATGGAGACCGGCGTCGAAGATGGCTACTCCAAACTCGAAAGGATGCTGTCCGATGGCACTGTTTGA
- a CDS encoding SRPBCC family protein yields MAGARRDWQAEPATADREIVISRVIDAPRDLVFEAFTEVRHLSRWWGPEGFTTTTQSFEFRVGGEWDFVMHGPDGTDYSEWISWTEIAPPERIALLHGESRGDPNAFTSVLTFAPDGAATRLEMRTVFPTRELRDEAVEKYHAIEGGRQTLNNLAAYVTEIARSGAEG; encoded by the coding sequence ATGGCAGGGGCAAGGCGAGATTGGCAGGCAGAACCGGCGACGGCCGACCGGGAGATCGTGATCTCCCGGGTCATCGACGCTCCACGAGACCTGGTGTTCGAGGCCTTCACCGAGGTCCGGCACCTGTCGCGGTGGTGGGGACCGGAGGGGTTCACCACGACCACGCAGTCGTTCGAGTTCCGCGTCGGCGGTGAGTGGGACTTCGTGATGCACGGACCGGACGGGACGGACTACAGCGAGTGGATCTCGTGGACGGAGATCGCCCCGCCGGAGCGGATCGCGCTGCTGCACGGTGAGTCCCGCGGTGACCCGAACGCCTTCACGTCGGTCCTGACGTTCGCGCCCGACGGTGCGGCGACCCGGCTCGAGATGCGTACGGTCTTCCCCACCAGGGAACTGCGCGACGAGGCCGTCGAGAAGTACCACGCGATCGAGGGCGGCCGGCAGACCCTGAACAACCTGGCTGCCTACGTCACCGAGATCGCTCGCTCGGGAGCGGAGGGCTGA
- a CDS encoding DNA alkylation repair protein encodes MAEETLPDPAVTEVMAELAALEDPKTRAVNHKHGDDHGVNLGKLRALAKRLKTQQELARRLWETGDTAARLLALLICRPKAFSRDDLDVMLREARTPKVHDWLVSYVVKKSPHAEELRLAWFADPDPVVASAGWALTTERVTKKPESLDLEGLLDIIEAQMKDAPDRLQWAMNACLAQIGIDHPEHRDRALDIGERLEVLKDYPTPPNCTSPYAPVWINEMVRRQR; translated from the coding sequence GTGGCCGAGGAAACGCTGCCTGACCCGGCGGTGACCGAGGTGATGGCCGAGTTGGCCGCGCTCGAGGACCCGAAGACACGCGCGGTCAACCACAAGCACGGTGACGACCACGGTGTGAACCTCGGCAAGCTGCGCGCACTGGCGAAACGACTGAAGACGCAGCAGGAACTCGCGCGCCGGCTCTGGGAAACCGGCGACACGGCAGCGAGGCTGCTGGCGCTGCTGATCTGCCGTCCGAAGGCCTTCAGTCGTGACGATCTGGACGTCATGCTGCGTGAGGCGCGCACGCCGAAGGTGCACGACTGGCTCGTGAGTTATGTGGTCAAGAAGAGCCCGCACGCAGAAGAGCTACGCCTGGCGTGGTTCGCCGATCCGGATCCGGTGGTCGCGAGTGCCGGCTGGGCACTGACCACCGAACGGGTTACGAAGAAGCCGGAAAGCCTCGACCTCGAAGGTTTGCTCGACATCATCGAGGCGCAGATGAAGGACGCCCCCGACCGCCTTCAGTGGGCAATGAACGCGTGCCTCGCACAGATCGGGATCGACCACCCCGAGCACCGCGACCGAGCGCTCGACATCGGCGAGCGACTGGAAGTGCTCAAGGACTACCCGACGCCGCCGAACTGCACCTCTCCGTACGCGCCTGTCTGGATCAACGAGATGGTGCGCCGACAGCGTTGA
- a CDS encoding TIGR03086 family metal-binding protein, giving the protein MALFDLLPAERHREIAGGFRDRVRGAKDWDAPAPVAGWNARDVVRHLVEWFPPFLAAGAGIELTAGPSVDDDPVAAWETQCAAVQALLDDPETPQRLLSNPHIGEVPLDRAIDQFYTSDVFMHTWDLARATGQDDQLEPEFCAALLSGMEPIDDLLRSSGQYGPAVATPDDADPQTRMLGFIGRDPFWTPR; this is encoded by the coding sequence ATGGCACTGTTTGACCTGCTCCCGGCTGAGCGACACCGCGAGATCGCCGGCGGATTCAGAGACCGCGTCCGGGGCGCGAAGGACTGGGACGCTCCTGCGCCGGTCGCCGGCTGGAACGCTCGGGACGTGGTACGCCACCTGGTCGAGTGGTTCCCACCTTTTCTTGCCGCCGGCGCCGGCATCGAACTGACCGCAGGACCCAGCGTGGACGACGACCCGGTCGCGGCCTGGGAAACGCAGTGCGCCGCGGTCCAGGCGCTGCTGGATGACCCGGAGACCCCGCAACGGCTGCTGTCCAACCCGCACATCGGTGAAGTGCCCCTGGACCGGGCGATCGACCAATTCTACACCTCCGACGTGTTCATGCACACCTGGGACCTGGCCCGCGCCACCGGGCAGGATGACCAGCTCGAGCCCGAGTTCTGCGCGGCGCTGCTGAGCGGCATGGAGCCGATCGACGACCTGCTGCGGTCATCGGGCCAGTACGGTCCAGCCGTAGCCACTCCCGACGATGCCGACCCTCAAACCAGGATGCTCGGCTTCATCGGCCGCGACCCGTTCTGGACACCGCGTTGA
- a CDS encoding MDR family MFS transporter produces the protein MPADAATVTADAPGRTPVVIRLLMLATFVVILNETIMINAIPRLMVDLHVTEQAAQWVSTAFMLTMAAVIPVTGWFLQRVSTRRAYATAMGVFLVGTAIAAAAPVFEVLLLGRVIQAVGTAVMMPLLMTTLMTVVPDSDRGRVMGNVTMAISVAPALGPTVSGLVLQHGSWRILFLLVLPIAGTVTWLGLRRLENVGEPHSSSIDWLSVMLAALGFGGLVYGLTQFAEAGAARSVMVVVGGLAAIGVFVMRQLRLQRADSPLMDLRTLRHATYAKGLILMSVAFMAMMGSMILLPLFLQNLRGLSPLQTGLLVMPGGVAMGLLGPLVGRLFDRFGGRVLVVPGSFGIVAALAGFTQVSMTMPYWQVLGLHMLLMVSLAAVFTPVFTLGLGALPPHLYSHGSSMVATLQQVAAAFGTALAVTVVTMRADQLTTSGVTAGLAQLGGMRLAFQVGAVLAIVVVAVALRLPRRSDQSHDATPETPYDELDELEPAC, from the coding sequence ATGCCAGCCGACGCAGCGACGGTGACCGCAGACGCGCCCGGCCGCACCCCTGTGGTGATCCGGCTGCTGATGCTGGCGACCTTCGTGGTGATCCTCAACGAGACGATCATGATCAACGCGATTCCGCGACTGATGGTCGACCTGCACGTCACCGAGCAGGCCGCGCAGTGGGTCTCCACCGCGTTCATGCTGACGATGGCCGCGGTCATCCCGGTCACCGGCTGGTTCCTCCAGCGAGTCTCCACTCGCCGTGCCTACGCCACCGCGATGGGTGTTTTCCTTGTTGGTACTGCGATCGCTGCGGCCGCGCCGGTCTTCGAGGTGCTTCTCCTCGGCCGCGTCATCCAGGCCGTCGGCACGGCGGTGATGATGCCGTTGCTGATGACGACTCTGATGACCGTGGTGCCCGACAGTGATCGAGGCCGAGTGATGGGCAACGTGACCATGGCAATCTCGGTAGCCCCCGCCCTGGGGCCGACGGTCTCGGGTCTCGTCCTGCAGCACGGCTCTTGGCGGATCCTGTTCCTGCTTGTGTTGCCGATAGCGGGCACAGTCACCTGGCTCGGCCTGCGCCGCCTCGAAAACGTCGGCGAGCCGCATTCCAGCAGTATCGACTGGCTCAGCGTGATGCTGGCTGCTCTCGGTTTCGGTGGGCTGGTCTATGGACTCACCCAGTTCGCTGAGGCCGGGGCCGCCCGGTCGGTCATGGTCGTCGTGGGTGGGCTGGCCGCGATCGGGGTCTTCGTGATGCGCCAACTGCGTCTGCAGCGCGCTGACTCGCCCCTGATGGACCTGCGCACGCTGCGGCACGCGACATATGCCAAGGGGCTGATCCTGATGTCGGTGGCGTTCATGGCGATGATGGGCTCGATGATTCTGCTGCCCCTCTTCTTGCAGAACCTCCGCGGCCTGAGCCCGCTCCAGACGGGCCTGCTGGTGATGCCCGGTGGCGTGGCCATGGGTCTGCTCGGCCCGCTCGTCGGGCGGTTGTTCGACCGGTTCGGTGGGCGGGTGCTGGTGGTTCCCGGATCCTTCGGGATCGTGGCCGCGCTCGCCGGCTTCACCCAGGTGTCCATGACGATGCCGTACTGGCAGGTGCTCGGGCTGCACATGCTCCTGATGGTGTCGCTGGCCGCCGTTTTCACACCGGTCTTCACGCTCGGGCTGGGTGCCCTGCCGCCGCACCTGTACTCCCACGGCAGCTCGATGGTGGCCACCTTGCAACAGGTCGCCGCAGCCTTCGGTACCGCGCTGGCGGTGACCGTGGTGACCATGCGTGCCGACCAACTGACGACCAGCGGAGTCACCGCCGGCCTCGCCCAGCTCGGCGGGATGCGGCTCGCGTTCCAGGTCGGCGCGGTTCTCGCGATCGTCGTGGTCGCGGTCGCATTGCGGCTGCCCCGGCGGTCAGACCAGAGCCACGACGCCACGCCCGAGACGCCGTACGACGAACTGGACGAGCTGGAGCCGGCCTGCTGA
- a CDS encoding ArsR/SmtB family transcription factor gives MARAATTSDVFNAIAEPQRREMLVLLRAGERPVTDLARELGMSQPRASKHLRVLREVGLVRDRKAGKQRLYGLDARGLRPVHEWTGGFERFWNESFDRLDAYVQDLKQARQEG, from the coding sequence ATGGCACGAGCGGCGACGACCTCGGACGTCTTCAACGCGATCGCGGAGCCGCAGCGCCGGGAGATGCTGGTGCTGCTGCGGGCGGGTGAGCGGCCGGTGACCGACCTGGCCCGGGAGCTGGGGATGAGCCAGCCGCGGGCGTCCAAACACCTGCGGGTGCTTCGAGAGGTCGGGCTGGTGCGGGACCGCAAGGCGGGCAAGCAGCGCCTGTACGGCCTGGACGCCCGCGGGCTGCGGCCGGTTCACGAGTGGACCGGCGGGTTCGAGCGGTTCTGGAACGAGAGCTTCGACCGGCTGGACGCCTACGTGCAGGACCTGAAGCAGGCAAGGCAGGAGGGATGA
- a CDS encoding VOC family protein, with translation MLTSLYHVQIPVRDVDAAVAWYEEYLGFTTAAPPDGRHAFLRSEDGPFLMLWQTDDAGRANFTVAGETFPVLLYRTTRIHELHDRLASSGVRITTYQDDGHHWVLKFLDPEGNMWGALQDN, from the coding sequence TTGCTGACGTCTCTTTACCACGTACAGATTCCCGTGCGAGATGTCGACGCTGCAGTCGCGTGGTACGAGGAGTACCTCGGCTTCACTACTGCGGCGCCACCTGACGGGCGCCACGCGTTCCTTCGTTCCGAGGACGGGCCGTTCCTGATGCTGTGGCAGACCGACGACGCAGGGCGAGCCAACTTCACCGTTGCGGGCGAGACTTTCCCGGTTCTTCTCTACCGGACCACTCGGATACACGAGCTCCACGACAGGCTGGCGTCGTCGGGGGTGAGGATCACCACCTACCAGGACGATGGTCATCACTGGGTCCTGAAGTTCCTCGACCCCGAGGGCAACATGTGGGGGGCGCTGCAGGACAACTGA
- a CDS encoding phosphotransferase family protein translates to MQHPEREEVAAFLALHSGGTGGTAGDLEPLTGGAWSSAWAYRAGGEELVIRFGRERSWYEADRMAMAFSGPDLPVPEVREVGATPTGLAYAISVRHHGRFLEDTPVERADAVAPTLTRLLVALYRVPASPGTPVMWHPAGAPVGSWRDFVLGKLMDDPGGRAPGWRAALDADPKLAALSTAVCERVATLIEACPERRDLIHGDLLHGNVLVSPDCRRVQAVLSWKCSVRGDFLYDAAWCSVWGPVFYPGIAAVDPLSGLLQDPDLRADQSALVDAAVRHHCYELQIGLTHLGWSLGTWKQEHLTATTELLAEILERGPLPSTGA, encoded by the coding sequence ATGCAACATCCCGAGCGCGAAGAGGTCGCGGCATTCCTCGCCCTGCACTCCGGCGGCACCGGCGGCACTGCCGGCGACCTGGAGCCCCTCACCGGCGGTGCGTGGTCATCGGCATGGGCCTACCGTGCGGGCGGGGAAGAGTTGGTGATCCGCTTCGGTCGTGAACGTTCCTGGTACGAAGCCGACCGGATGGCCATGGCCTTCAGCGGACCGGATCTGCCGGTGCCCGAGGTCAGGGAGGTGGGGGCCACGCCGACCGGACTGGCGTACGCCATCTCGGTACGCCATCACGGGCGGTTCCTGGAGGACACACCGGTCGAGCGCGCCGACGCCGTCGCTCCCACCCTCACCCGACTGCTCGTCGCGCTCTACCGGGTACCCGCATCCCCCGGTACCCCGGTGATGTGGCACCCGGCCGGTGCACCGGTCGGCAGTTGGCGGGATTTCGTCCTCGGTAAGCTGATGGACGATCCGGGGGGTCGGGCGCCCGGTTGGAGGGCGGCTCTGGACGCCGACCCGAAGCTCGCGGCCCTGTCCACGGCCGTCTGCGAGCGGGTGGCGACACTGATCGAGGCGTGCCCCGAGCGCCGCGATCTCATTCACGGTGATCTCCTGCACGGCAACGTCCTGGTGAGCCCGGACTGCCGCCGGGTTCAGGCGGTGCTTTCCTGGAAGTGTTCTGTACGCGGCGACTTCCTCTACGACGCCGCCTGGTGCAGCGTCTGGGGTCCGGTGTTCTACCCGGGGATCGCCGCCGTCGACCCGCTGTCCGGACTCCTCCAGGACCCGGACCTGCGAGCCGACCAGAGCGCCCTCGTCGACGCCGCCGTACGCCACCACTGCTACGAGTTGCAGATCGGCCTCACCCACCTGGGGTGGAGCCTGGGTACCTGGAAGCAGGAACATCTCACCGCCACCACCGAACTGCTCGCCGAGATCCTCGAACGCGGTCCCCTGCCCTCGACCGGCGCCTGA